In one window of Henckelia pumila isolate YLH828 chromosome 1, ASM3356847v2, whole genome shotgun sequence DNA:
- the LOC140893679 gene encoding sterol 3-beta-glucosyltransferase UGT80A2-like isoform X1, whose protein sequence is MATDDAVVSSLTSGEVSMKDTSAVAAAGEISGAAAPYSDGGSYSSGSAGAIMTRVNTTPSVMFNSERLKPPSDKVKIERSKTERQRHNNVLANEAAQLFDDRTSDQQKLILLKRIATVKDDGTVQFEVPKDVEPQTVVIGSDNVYSEVDDELIDEAELQYIPPLQIVMLIVGTRGDVQPFIAIGKQLQDYGHRVRLATHSNFKEFVLTSGLEFHPLGGDPKVLAEYMVKNKGFLPSGPSEVPVQRKQMKEIIYSLLNACKEPDMDTGIPFKAEAIIANPPAYGHIHVAEALKVPIHIFFTMPWTPTSEFPHPLSRVNQSAGYRLSYQIVDSLIWLGIRDMINNFRKKKLKLRPVTYLSGPQGPASDIPHGYIWSPDLVPKPKDWGPKIDVVGFCFLDLASNYEPPESLLNWLKAGPKPIYIGFGSLPVQEPEKMTQIIVEALEITKQRGIINKGWGGLGNLAEENDFVYLLDNCPHDWLFLQCAAVVHHGGAGTTAAGLKAACPTTIIPFFGDQPFWGERVHARGVGPPPIPIDKFSLQKLVDAIKFMIDPKVKERAVELSKAMENEDGVAGAVKAFLKHLPRKKSEPELKRRSKSAPSNSLSVWSCFGCS, encoded by the exons ATGGCGACGGATGACGCGGTCGTCTCTTCTTTAACTTCAGGTGAAGTTTCGATGAAGGATACTTCAGCTGTAGCAGCTGCTGGAGAAATTAGCGGCGCTGCTGCGCCGTATTCTGATGGCGGCAGCTATTCGTCAG GAAGTGCAGGGGCGATAATGACTAGAGTGAATACCACGCCTTCGGTGATGTTTAATTCTGAAAGGCTTAAGCCGCCTTCTGACAAAGTTAAGATAGAAAGATCAAAGACTGAGAGGCAACGTCATAACAATGTGCTTGCTAATGAGGCTGCTCAGTTATTCGATGACAGGACTTCCGATCAGCAGAAG CTCAtattgttgaagagaattgcCACTGTCAAAGATGATGGGACTGTACAATTTGAAGTTCCCAAAGATGTTGAACCTCAAACCGTTGTAATTGGTTCAGATAATGTATATAGCGAAGTTGATGATGAGCTAATCGATGAAGCAGAACTTCAGTATATTCCTCCGTTGCAAATTGTAATGCTTATTGTTGGAACTCGTGGAGATGTTCAGCCATTCATTGCAATTGGAAAACAACTACAG GACTACGGACATCGTGTCAGACTGGCAACACATTCAAATTTCAAGGAGTTTGTCTTGACTTCTGGGTTGGAATTTCATCCTCTCGGTGGTGATCCAAAAGTTCTTGCGGAAT ACATGGTTAAGAACAAAGGTTTTTTGCCTTCAGGGCCATCAGAAGTACCTGTACAGAGAAAGCAAATGAAGGAAATAATATATTCTCTACTTAATGCATGCAAAGAGCCTGACATGGACACTGGAATTCCTTTTAAGGCAGAAGCAATTATTGCTAATCCTCCAGCATATG GGCATATACATGTTGCGGAGGCACTGAAAGTGCCAATACATATATTTTTCACAATGCCTTGGAC GCCAACCAGTGAATTCCCGCATCCTTTATCTCGTGTTAACCAATCAGCTGGATACAGA CTATCATATCAGATTGTTGATTCCTTGATTTGGCTTGGAATAAGAGACATGATAAATAATTTCAGGAAAAAAAAGCTGAAACTAAGGCCAGTCACATATTTGAGTGGTCCACAAGGGCCAGCATCGGATATTCCACATGGATATATATGGAGTCCTGACCTTGTACCCAAACCAAAAG ACTGGGGCCCCAAGATTGACGTTGTTGGTTTTTGCTTCCTTGATCTTGCCTCAAATTATGAACCACCAGAGTCACTTCTAAACTGGCTTAAAGCTGGTCCAAAGCCTATCTACATTGGGTTTGGCAGTCTT CCAGTTCAAGAGCCAGAGAAAATGACCCAAATTATTGTTGAAGCATTAGAAATAACTAAACAAAGGGGCATTATCAACAAAGGTTGGGGTGGCCTTGGTAACT TGGCAGAAGAAAACGACTTTGTATATCTGCTGGATAACTGCCCTCATGACTGGCTTTTCTTGCAGTGTGCTGCAGTG GTGCACCATGGTGGAGCTGGAACAACAGCTGCTGGTCTGAAGGCTGCT TGCCCAACTACTATCATCCCTTTCTTTGGTGACCAGCCTTTTTGGGGAGAAAGAGTCCACGCCAGAGGTGTTGGTCCTCCACCAATTCCAATCGACAAATTTTCACTTCAGAAGCTGGTCGATGCAATTAAATTCATGATAGATCCCAAG GTGAAGGAGCGCGCAGTTGAACTTTCGAAGGCCATGGAAAACGAAGATGGGGTTGCTGGAGCTGTGAAAGCATTCCTTAAACATCTTCCTCGTAAAAAATCCGAGCCCGAATTGAAAAGGAGATCAAAATCTGCACCATCCAATTCTCTGTCCGTTTGGAGTTGCTTTGGTTGTTCCTAA
- the LOC140893679 gene encoding sterol 3-beta-glucosyltransferase UGT80A2-like isoform X2: MHTDFYFLKYHLLDQDYGHRVRLATHSNFKEFVLTSGLEFHPLGGDPKVLAEYMVKNKGFLPSGPSEVPVQRKQMKEIIYSLLNACKEPDMDTGIPFKAEAIIANPPAYGHIHVAEALKVPIHIFFTMPWTPTSEFPHPLSRVNQSAGYRLSYQIVDSLIWLGIRDMINNFRKKKLKLRPVTYLSGPQGPASDIPHGYIWSPDLVPKPKDWGPKIDVVGFCFLDLASNYEPPESLLNWLKAGPKPIYIGFGSLPVQEPEKMTQIIVEALEITKQRGIINKGWGGLGNLAEENDFVYLLDNCPHDWLFLQCAAVVHHGGAGTTAAGLKAACPTTIIPFFGDQPFWGERVHARGVGPPPIPIDKFSLQKLVDAIKFMIDPKVKERAVELSKAMENEDGVAGAVKAFLKHLPRKKSEPELKRRSKSAPSNSLSVWSCFGCS, encoded by the exons ATGCATACTGACTTCTATTTCTTAAAATATCATCTACTTGATCAG GACTACGGACATCGTGTCAGACTGGCAACACATTCAAATTTCAAGGAGTTTGTCTTGACTTCTGGGTTGGAATTTCATCCTCTCGGTGGTGATCCAAAAGTTCTTGCGGAAT ACATGGTTAAGAACAAAGGTTTTTTGCCTTCAGGGCCATCAGAAGTACCTGTACAGAGAAAGCAAATGAAGGAAATAATATATTCTCTACTTAATGCATGCAAAGAGCCTGACATGGACACTGGAATTCCTTTTAAGGCAGAAGCAATTATTGCTAATCCTCCAGCATATG GGCATATACATGTTGCGGAGGCACTGAAAGTGCCAATACATATATTTTTCACAATGCCTTGGAC GCCAACCAGTGAATTCCCGCATCCTTTATCTCGTGTTAACCAATCAGCTGGATACAGA CTATCATATCAGATTGTTGATTCCTTGATTTGGCTTGGAATAAGAGACATGATAAATAATTTCAGGAAAAAAAAGCTGAAACTAAGGCCAGTCACATATTTGAGTGGTCCACAAGGGCCAGCATCGGATATTCCACATGGATATATATGGAGTCCTGACCTTGTACCCAAACCAAAAG ACTGGGGCCCCAAGATTGACGTTGTTGGTTTTTGCTTCCTTGATCTTGCCTCAAATTATGAACCACCAGAGTCACTTCTAAACTGGCTTAAAGCTGGTCCAAAGCCTATCTACATTGGGTTTGGCAGTCTT CCAGTTCAAGAGCCAGAGAAAATGACCCAAATTATTGTTGAAGCATTAGAAATAACTAAACAAAGGGGCATTATCAACAAAGGTTGGGGTGGCCTTGGTAACT TGGCAGAAGAAAACGACTTTGTATATCTGCTGGATAACTGCCCTCATGACTGGCTTTTCTTGCAGTGTGCTGCAGTG GTGCACCATGGTGGAGCTGGAACAACAGCTGCTGGTCTGAAGGCTGCT TGCCCAACTACTATCATCCCTTTCTTTGGTGACCAGCCTTTTTGGGGAGAAAGAGTCCACGCCAGAGGTGTTGGTCCTCCACCAATTCCAATCGACAAATTTTCACTTCAGAAGCTGGTCGATGCAATTAAATTCATGATAGATCCCAAG GTGAAGGAGCGCGCAGTTGAACTTTCGAAGGCCATGGAAAACGAAGATGGGGTTGCTGGAGCTGTGAAAGCATTCCTTAAACATCTTCCTCGTAAAAAATCCGAGCCCGAATTGAAAAGGAGATCAAAATCTGCACCATCCAATTCTCTGTCCGTTTGGAGTTGCTTTGGTTGTTCCTAA